In Streptomyces qaidamensis, one DNA window encodes the following:
- the dnaJ gene encoding molecular chaperone DnaJ has product MSTKDFIEKDYYKVLGVPKDATEAEIKKAYRKLAREFHPDANKGNVRAEERFKEISEANDILGDPKKRKEYDDARALFGNGGFRPGPGGAGGSFNFDLGDLFGGGAQGGGQGAGGFGGGLGDVFGGLFNRGGAGGPGTRTHPRRGQDIESEVTLSFTEAIEGATVPLRMSSQSPCKACSGTGDKNGTPRVCPTCVGTGQVARGSGGGFSLTDPCPDCKGRGLIAENACEVCKGSGRAKSSRTMQVRIPAGVSDGQRIRLRGKGAPGERGGPAGDLYVVVHVDTHPVFGRKDDNLTVTVPVTFTEAALGGEVRVPTLGGPPVTLKLPPGTPNGRTMRARGKGAVRKDGTRGDLLVTVEVSVPKDLTGKARDALEAYREATADEDPRADLFQAAKGA; this is encoded by the coding sequence ATGAGCACCAAGGACTTCATCGAGAAGGACTACTACAAGGTCCTCGGCGTCCCCAAGGACGCCACCGAGGCCGAGATCAAGAAGGCCTACCGGAAGCTCGCCCGCGAGTTCCACCCGGACGCCAACAAGGGCAACGTCAGGGCGGAGGAGCGCTTCAAGGAGATCTCCGAGGCCAACGACATCCTCGGCGACCCCAAGAAGCGCAAGGAGTACGACGACGCGCGCGCCCTCTTCGGCAACGGCGGCTTCCGCCCGGGGCCGGGCGGCGCGGGCGGCTCCTTCAACTTCGACCTGGGCGACCTCTTCGGAGGCGGTGCCCAGGGCGGCGGCCAGGGAGCGGGCGGCTTCGGCGGCGGACTCGGTGACGTTTTCGGGGGCCTGTTCAACCGCGGTGGCGCGGGCGGCCCGGGGACGCGTACGCACCCCCGGCGCGGCCAGGACATCGAGTCCGAGGTCACGCTCAGCTTCACCGAGGCGATCGAGGGCGCGACGGTCCCGCTGCGGATGTCGTCGCAGTCCCCTTGCAAGGCCTGCTCGGGCACCGGCGACAAGAACGGCACACCCCGCGTGTGCCCGACCTGCGTCGGCACCGGGCAGGTCGCCCGGGGCAGCGGCGGCGGCTTCTCCCTCACCGACCCCTGCCCGGACTGCAAGGGCCGCGGACTGATCGCGGAGAACGCCTGCGAGGTCTGCAAGGGCAGCGGCCGGGCCAAGTCCTCCCGGACCATGCAGGTGCGCATCCCCGCGGGCGTCAGCGACGGCCAGCGGATCCGGCTGCGCGGCAAGGGCGCGCCGGGCGAGCGCGGCGGCCCGGCGGGCGATCTGTATGTCGTCGTGCACGTCGACACCCACCCGGTGTTCGGCCGCAAGGACGACAACCTCACCGTCACCGTCCCGGTCACGTTCACCGAGGCGGCCCTCGGCGGCGAGGTGCGGGTGCCGACGCTCGGCGGCCCGCCCGTCACGCTGAAGCTGCCCCCCGGCACGCCCAACGGCCGCACCATGCGCGCCCGGGGCAAGGGCGCGGTCCGCAAGGACGGCACCCGCGGCGACCTTCTGGTCACCGTGGAGGTGAGTGTTCCGAAGGACCTGACGGGGAAGGCTCGTGACGCACTCGAGGCGTATCGCGAGGCGACCGCGGATGAGGACCCGCGGGCGGATCTGTTCCAGGCCGCGAAGGGAGCATGA
- a CDS encoding pyridoxamine 5'-phosphate oxidase family protein, with the protein MATKYSVDPGAPDPSYLSFWRERHLCTLTTPRPDGTPHLVPVGVTYDPEARLARVITNRASAKVRYVRAAGDQGAAVAVCQLEGRRWATLEGRAFVHDEPDRVAEAERRYAERYGRTPSPNPARVVIEIHLTRAMGRG; encoded by the coding sequence ATGGCGACCAAGTACTCCGTCGACCCAGGCGCTCCGGACCCGTCGTATCTCAGCTTCTGGCGGGAGCGGCACCTGTGCACCCTGACGACTCCCCGCCCGGACGGCACTCCGCATCTGGTACCCGTCGGGGTCACATACGATCCCGAGGCCCGTCTGGCTCGGGTGATCACCAACCGGGCGAGCGCGAAGGTGCGGTACGTGCGGGCAGCCGGGGACCAGGGGGCGGCCGTCGCCGTCTGCCAGCTGGAGGGCCGCCGCTGGGCGACACTGGAGGGCCGGGCCTTCGTCCACGACGAGCCGGACCGGGTGGCCGAGGCGGAGCGGCGCTACGCGGAGCGCTACGGCAGGACGCCGTCGCCGAATCCGGCGCGCGTGGTGATCGAGATCCACCTGACGCGGGCGATGGGGCGAGGTTGA
- a CDS encoding response regulator transcription factor codes for MTQWCDEGGRLYAAALRAGRIAREDVAPAPCLMEFALLHPDPDDPSWLRPVPPAVALSRRLNPLEQEIADRRRLATGLAETFEPFMALGTQLAATSDAITVLEGGERINAALNMATLQCQTEMLTVQPTDRMSERSLLLGLERDRPLIERGVRIRTLYQHTARYNPEQLAYAAQLSNGKAEYRTIDELVERLIICDESVAFIPARDDQQVALELRHPGLVRYLIKLFEYLWDRSVPLSTGTPYETARDGITEIQYSIAKLLVEGHVDEAIARRLGMNVRTCRAHIAKLASALGSGSRAQLGYLIAQSGLLKQDDEGAAG; via the coding sequence ATGACCCAGTGGTGCGACGAGGGCGGCCGTCTGTATGCCGCCGCACTGCGCGCCGGACGCATCGCACGCGAGGACGTGGCGCCCGCTCCGTGCCTGATGGAGTTCGCCCTGCTCCACCCCGACCCGGACGACCCGAGCTGGCTGCGTCCGGTACCGCCCGCCGTCGCCCTGTCCCGGCGGCTCAACCCGCTGGAACAGGAGATCGCCGACCGCCGGCGCCTGGCGACCGGCCTCGCCGAGACCTTCGAGCCGTTCATGGCCCTCGGCACCCAGCTGGCCGCCACCAGTGACGCCATCACTGTGCTGGAAGGCGGCGAACGAATCAACGCCGCGCTCAACATGGCCACTTTGCAATGCCAGACGGAGATGCTCACCGTCCAGCCCACCGACCGGATGTCCGAACGCAGCCTCCTGCTCGGCCTGGAGCGCGACCGGCCGCTGATCGAACGCGGTGTGCGCATCCGCACCCTGTACCAGCACACCGCCCGCTACAACCCCGAGCAGCTGGCCTACGCCGCCCAGCTCTCCAACGGCAAGGCGGAGTACCGCACCATCGACGAACTCGTCGAGCGCCTGATCATCTGCGACGAGTCCGTCGCCTTCATCCCCGCCCGCGACGATCAGCAAGTCGCCCTGGAACTGCGCCACCCCGGTCTGGTCCGCTACCTCATCAAGCTCTTCGAGTACCTGTGGGACCGGTCGGTTCCGCTCAGCACCGGCACACCGTACGAGACCGCCCGTGACGGCATCACGGAGATCCAGTACTCCATAGCGAAGCTCCTGGTCGAGGGACACGTCGACGAGGCCATCGCCCGGCGCCTCGGCATGAACGTGCGCACCTGCCGGGCCCACATAGCCAAGCTCGCGTCCGCCCTCGGCAGCGGCAGCCGTGCCCAACTGGGGTACCTCATCGCCCAGTCCGGCCTCCTGAAGCAGGACGACGAAGGAGCCGCCGGTTGA
- a CDS encoding sugar ABC transporter substrate-binding protein has product MRRRISISVAAATMSVTLAGCGVLNATGSSDEASPAKGNDITVGLLLPEKANTRYENFDYPIIKTKVESLTNDKGRVEYANAEASADKQASQLQQMIDDRVDVILLDAVDSKAIASGVKKAKEAGIPVIAYDRLAEGPIDAYISFDNELVGEVQGRTLLEAIGEKASLSDKIVMMNGSSTDPNAKQFKAGAMSELNGKVTIAAAFDTKDWKPENAEANMAGAIQKIGKGNIAAVYSANDGMAGGIVKALEAAGVTDLPPITGQDAELPAVQRIISGDQYMSVYKSYPQEAENAAEMAVAKVQGRDIQFAALTRDKVDSPTHKGIPAQLVPVVALTKENIKDTVVADDIYKLSDICTAEYKAACRAIGLK; this is encoded by the coding sequence ATGCGTCGTCGTATCTCCATATCCGTGGCAGCCGCCACGATGTCCGTCACGCTCGCAGGCTGCGGTGTGCTCAACGCGACGGGGAGCAGTGACGAGGCGAGCCCGGCGAAGGGCAACGACATCACCGTCGGCCTGCTGCTGCCGGAGAAGGCCAACACGCGCTACGAGAACTTCGACTACCCGATCATCAAGACGAAGGTCGAGTCGCTCACCAACGACAAGGGCCGCGTCGAGTACGCCAACGCCGAGGCGAGCGCGGACAAGCAGGCGAGCCAGCTGCAGCAGATGATCGACGACCGGGTCGATGTGATCCTGCTGGACGCCGTCGACTCCAAGGCCATCGCGAGCGGCGTGAAGAAGGCGAAGGAAGCCGGCATTCCGGTCATCGCCTACGACCGGCTGGCCGAGGGCCCGATCGATGCGTACATCTCCTTCGACAACGAGCTGGTCGGCGAGGTCCAGGGCCGCACCCTGCTGGAGGCCATCGGCGAGAAGGCGAGCCTCTCCGACAAGATCGTCATGATGAACGGCTCGTCGACGGACCCGAACGCCAAGCAGTTCAAGGCGGGGGCCATGTCCGAGCTGAACGGCAAGGTGACGATCGCCGCGGCCTTCGACACCAAGGACTGGAAGCCGGAGAACGCCGAGGCCAACATGGCCGGAGCGATCCAGAAGATCGGCAAGGGCAACATCGCGGCGGTGTACTCCGCCAACGACGGCATGGCGGGCGGCATCGTCAAGGCGCTGGAGGCCGCGGGCGTGACCGACCTGCCGCCCATCACCGGGCAGGACGCGGAGCTGCCGGCGGTGCAGCGGATCATCAGCGGCGACCAGTACATGAGCGTGTACAAGTCCTACCCGCAGGAGGCGGAGAACGCCGCGGAGATGGCTGTCGCCAAGGTCCAGGGGCGCGACATCCAGTTCGCCGCCCTCACCCGCGACAAGGTCGACAGCCCCACCCACAAGGGCATCCCGGCACAGCTCGTGCCCGTGGTCGCGCTCACCAAGGAGAACATCAAGGACACGGTGGTCGCGGACGACATCTACAAGCTGTCGGACATCTGCACGGCCGAGTACAAGGCGGCGTGCCGGGCCATCGGCCTGAAGTAG
- a CDS encoding helix-turn-helix transcriptional regulator produces MAGHGAEQHPHGADRLCEAGDRVYSRAVRRGRVPRRDADPVPCLLELALLHPDPDDMDWLVPTSPQEVMTRLLRGMRDEVSASQRRVGSAVAAVEWYAGLGRQVRPAAPAAEGPAIRVLDGLARIQAAMDEATQACTAEVLTVQPGGIRREAELSEGLHRALALRGRGVRMRDLYTHVARHGQGLLTYLELMGDAVEARTLDEVIDRLILFDRTVAFIPANSDRTMALELRHPAIVAYLVTVFDRLWRLAIPLKAPLPDTGIEGISHREQSIAALLAEGHQDAVIAERLGISVRTCRAHIARLSETLGAASRTQLGVRIAQAGLDGPPSSAASPSLSVPDQGSRTAR; encoded by the coding sequence ATGGCCGGGCACGGGGCGGAGCAGCATCCACACGGTGCCGACCGACTGTGCGAGGCCGGGGATCGCGTGTATTCCCGGGCCGTACGGCGTGGCCGGGTGCCGCGCCGGGATGCGGATCCGGTGCCCTGCCTGCTGGAACTCGCCCTGCTGCACCCGGATCCCGACGACATGGACTGGCTGGTGCCGACCTCCCCGCAGGAGGTCATGACCCGGCTGCTGCGCGGGATGCGCGACGAGGTCAGCGCGAGCCAGCGGCGGGTGGGCTCGGCCGTCGCGGCAGTCGAGTGGTACGCCGGGCTGGGCCGCCAGGTGCGGCCGGCGGCGCCGGCGGCTGAGGGCCCCGCGATCCGGGTCCTGGACGGACTCGCCCGGATCCAGGCCGCGATGGACGAGGCGACCCAGGCGTGCACGGCCGAGGTGCTCACGGTCCAGCCCGGCGGCATCCGCCGCGAGGCGGAGCTCTCCGAGGGGCTGCACCGGGCGCTGGCGCTGCGCGGCCGGGGCGTGCGGATGCGGGACCTGTACACGCATGTCGCCCGGCACGGGCAGGGGCTGCTGACCTATCTGGAGCTGATGGGCGACGCGGTGGAGGCGCGCACGCTGGACGAGGTGATCGACCGGCTGATCCTCTTCGACCGGACGGTGGCGTTCATCCCCGCCAACTCCGACCGCACGATGGCCCTGGAGCTACGGCATCCGGCGATCGTCGCGTACCTCGTCACGGTCTTCGACCGGCTGTGGCGTCTGGCCATCCCCCTCAAGGCCCCGCTTCCCGACACGGGCATCGAGGGCATCTCCCACCGGGAGCAGTCGATCGCAGCGCTGCTGGCGGAGGGGCATCAGGACGCCGTCATCGCGGAACGGCTGGGCATAAGCGTCCGGACGTGCCGGGCGCACATCGCGCGCCTCTCGGAGACGCTGGGGGCGGCCAGCCGTACGCAACTCGGCGTGCGTATCGCCCAGGCGGGCCTCGACGGCCCGCCCTCCTCGGCCGCCTCCCCGTCCCTCAGCGTCCCCGATCAAGGATCCCGGACCGCCCGATGA
- a CDS encoding heat shock protein transcriptional repressor HspR — protein sequence MDGRRRNPYELTEETPVYVISVAAQLSGLHPQTLRQYDRLGLVSPDRTAGRGRRYSARDIELLRTVQQLSQDEGINLAGIKRIIELENQVAALQARLAEMQDALDGAAAAMRQREAAVHASYRRDLVPYQEVQQTSALVVWRPKRQQQSD from the coding sequence ATGGACGGTCGTCGGCGCAACCCGTATGAACTGACCGAGGAGACTCCGGTCTACGTCATCTCGGTGGCGGCCCAGCTGTCCGGCCTGCACCCCCAGACCCTGCGCCAGTACGACCGCCTGGGCCTGGTGTCCCCGGACCGCACCGCGGGCCGGGGCCGGCGCTACTCGGCCCGTGACATCGAACTGCTGCGCACCGTCCAGCAGTTGTCGCAGGACGAGGGCATCAACCTGGCCGGAATCAAGCGCATCATCGAACTGGAGAACCAGGTCGCCGCGCTCCAGGCCCGGCTGGCCGAGATGCAGGACGCGCTAGACGGCGCTGCGGCGGCCATGCGCCAGCGCGAGGCGGCGGTGCACGCGTCGTACCGCCGCGACCTGGTGCCGTACCAGGAGGTGCAGCAGACCAGCGCGCTGGTGGTGTGGCGGCCGAAGCGGCAGCAGCAGTCCGACTGA